One Maribacter cobaltidurans genomic window carries:
- a CDS encoding MoaD/ThiS family protein encodes MDLLFFGIAKDIVGASQIKMDFGGKLPKSVSDLKSALKDKYPEFSKLSSLAVAVNSEYADDNVQLQSSDEVAIIPPVSGG; translated from the coding sequence ATGGACCTACTTTTTTTCGGGATTGCAAAGGATATTGTTGGTGCCTCCCAAATTAAGATGGATTTTGGAGGAAAGTTACCAAAGTCTGTTTCTGATTTAAAATCGGCGTTGAAGGATAAGTACCCAGAATTTTCCAAGTTGTCTTCTTTGGCTGTTGCGGTTAACAGTGAGTATGCCGATGATAATGTTCAATTGCAAAGTAGTGATGAGGTGGCAATAATACCACCGGTAAGCGGAGGATAA
- the moaA gene encoding GTP 3',8-cyclase MoaA has translation MLIDNHNRRINYLRLAVTDRCNLRCNYCMPAEGINFAKNDKLLTIEELKVLSEILVDQGIDKIRITGGEPFVRKDLMDLLRHLANLEGLKDISVTTNATLIGPYIDELKALGIKNINVSLDAINKATFERITRRDQYDTVHNNLIRLISEGFNVRINFIALDGQNTQDILPVLELAKHYPVSVRFLEEMPFNGGSKSFQKITWDYKHILEHIKKEYPDYYKLDSPKTSTSINYKIPGFKGTFGVIPSFSRTFCGSCNRLRVSATGDVITCLYAKASANLRDIMRGEDSENRVKEQVLKAVGSRAKTGFEAQEKYKDVFSNSMTSIGG, from the coding sequence ATGTTGATAGATAATCACAATAGAAGAATTAATTACCTAAGGCTTGCGGTAACCGACCGTTGTAACCTGCGTTGTAACTATTGCATGCCGGCCGAAGGAATAAATTTCGCAAAAAATGATAAGCTGCTCACCATTGAGGAGCTCAAGGTTTTGAGTGAAATTTTGGTCGATCAAGGAATCGATAAGATTAGGATTACAGGAGGGGAACCTTTCGTGAGAAAGGATTTGATGGATCTTTTAAGGCATTTGGCCAATTTGGAAGGACTCAAGGATATTTCCGTGACCACTAATGCTACTTTGATAGGGCCATATATCGATGAATTAAAGGCGTTGGGTATAAAAAACATCAATGTAAGCTTGGACGCCATTAATAAGGCCACTTTTGAAAGAATTACAAGAAGGGATCAATACGATACAGTCCATAATAATCTGATTCGATTAATCAGTGAAGGATTCAATGTTCGGATTAATTTTATCGCCTTGGACGGACAGAACACACAAGATATATTACCTGTTCTAGAACTGGCCAAACACTATCCGGTATCCGTGCGTTTTTTAGAGGAAATGCCTTTTAACGGCGGCTCTAAATCATTTCAAAAAATTACTTGGGACTACAAGCATATTTTAGAGCATATCAAAAAAGAGTATCCAGATTATTACAAATTGGATTCGCCTAAAACGTCAACATCCATTAATTATAAAATACCTGGATTCAAAGGGACATTTGGTGTAATACCCTCTTTTAGTCGGACTTTTTGTGGAAGCTGTAATCGTTTACGGGTTTCGGCTACGGGAGATGTAATTACCTGTTTGTATGCTAAGGCCAGTGCTAATCTTAGGGATATTATGCGCGGGGAAGATTCAGAAAATAGGGTTAAGGAGCAAGTTTTAAAAGCAGTTGGAAGCAGGGCTAAAACTGGTTTTGAAGCTCAAGAAAAATACAAGGATGTTTTTTCCAACTCAATGACATCAATCGGAGGATAG
- a CDS encoding DUF6503 family protein codes for MMIKKIAFVVLALSVFSCKDNSEKEKEMKIIKNEVSEPVVRKYPEALEKVFNAHGGINAWGKYRTLTYEIPREPNKEIHTVDLYNRKDVVLMGNVELGFDGTQVWLQDPDNSYQGDPVFYHNLMFYFYAMPFVLGDKGIHYGGTEDLEFEGKSYPGISITYDNGIGTSPKDEYYLHYDPETHQMAWLGYTVTYRTGEDSDNIKWIRYNDWKKVADVLLPKSISWYDYEGRTIKQVKNTVHFENIQLSEKPKRNGFYQKPEGAVFVEGKSQT; via the coding sequence ATGATGATAAAAAAAATCGCTTTCGTAGTCTTGGCCCTAAGTGTATTTAGCTGTAAGGATAATTCAGAAAAGGAAAAGGAAATGAAAATTATAAAAAATGAAGTTTCGGAACCTGTTGTCAGAAAATATCCGGAGGCGCTGGAAAAAGTATTTAATGCCCATGGAGGTATAAATGCCTGGGGAAAATACAGAACCTTGACTTATGAAATTCCACGAGAACCGAACAAGGAAATCCATACCGTTGATCTGTATAACAGAAAGGATGTAGTTTTAATGGGCAATGTGGAATTAGGGTTCGATGGTACCCAAGTATGGTTACAAGATCCTGATAATAGTTATCAAGGAGATCCCGTTTTCTATCATAACCTCATGTTCTATTTTTATGCCATGCCTTTTGTGCTGGGGGATAAAGGAATACACTATGGAGGAACGGAGGATTTGGAATTTGAAGGGAAGTCTTACCCTGGAATAAGCATTACTTATGATAATGGTATTGGCACTTCGCCAAAAGATGAATATTATCTTCATTATGATCCGGAGACCCATCAAATGGCTTGGTTGGGATATACTGTTACCTACAGAACAGGAGAAGATTCCGATAATATAAAATGGATTCGTTACAATGATTGGAAAAAAGTAGCGGATGTTCTTTTACCTAAATCCATTTCGTGGTACGATTACGAAGGACGAACAATTAAGCAAGTAAAAAATACCGTACATTTTGAGAATATACAACTAAGTGAAAAGCCCAAAAGAAATGGGTTTTATCAAAAACCGGAAGGAGCTGTTTTTGTTGAAGGTAAGAGCCAAACTTAA
- a CDS encoding molybdenum cofactor biosynthesis protein MoaE encodes MNKIIEIVKELDTNKVYQELSHPQSGGICVFVGSVREITNNEQVMALEFETYESMALKEMHKLADVALEKWNLNKVVIKHAVGKKEVQDPVVIVGASSAHRTACFEACRFLIDTLKETVPIWKKEMFKNKSVWVSAHP; translated from the coding sequence ATGAACAAAATCATAGAAATAGTAAAGGAACTCGATACCAATAAGGTATATCAGGAATTGTCCCATCCTCAAAGTGGTGGTATATGTGTATTTGTTGGTTCTGTGCGGGAGATTACCAATAATGAACAGGTCATGGCGCTGGAATTTGAGACCTACGAATCCATGGCCCTAAAGGAGATGCACAAATTGGCCGACGTTGCGTTGGAGAAATGGAATTTGAACAAAGTAGTTATAAAACATGCTGTTGGAAAGAAGGAAGTGCAGGACCCGGTTGTTATCGTGGGGGCATCATCGGCCCATAGAACTGCGTGTTTTGAAGCTTGTCGGTTTTTAATAGACACCCTAAAGGAAACCGTGCCCATTTGGAAAAAGGAAATGTTCAAAAATAAATCGGTCTGGGTTTCAGCACATCCTTAA
- a CDS encoding TrmH family RNA methyltransferase translates to MKDVKHISSLQNPLIKKTLLLKEKSRERKKSGLFVLEGRKEFELATKGNYTMDTIFFCPELISIEALKASFKIENTPLISVSLEVYGKLAHRDTTEGIMAISKAKNHELNSLHLTQANPLILVAEAPEKPGNIGALLRTADAANLDAVIIANPRTDLYNPNIIRSSVGCVFSKMIVMADTSSIISFLKEKRIAIYCAALTASKPYTSINFTGPTAIVVGTEHSGLSEEWLTNSTQNIIIPMEGAIDSMNVSVSAAILIFEAKRQRIG, encoded by the coding sequence ATGAAGGATGTAAAACATATTAGTAGCCTACAGAACCCTCTGATAAAAAAGACACTTTTACTCAAGGAAAAATCAAGGGAAAGAAAGAAATCCGGACTCTTTGTTTTGGAAGGTAGAAAAGAGTTTGAGCTTGCGACCAAAGGAAATTATACTATGGACACCATCTTTTTTTGTCCCGAACTTATCTCAATAGAAGCGTTGAAAGCTTCTTTTAAAATAGAAAATACCCCTTTGATTTCAGTAAGCCTTGAGGTGTATGGGAAATTGGCCCATAGGGATACCACAGAAGGTATTATGGCCATATCTAAGGCCAAAAACCACGAACTGAATTCATTACACCTTACCCAAGCAAACCCACTAATTTTAGTGGCAGAAGCCCCTGAAAAACCTGGGAATATAGGAGCACTTCTTAGAACTGCCGATGCCGCAAACCTTGATGCCGTTATCATTGCGAATCCCAGAACGGATCTGTATAATCCCAATATTATACGATCGAGTGTAGGGTGCGTATTTTCCAAAATGATAGTTATGGCAGATACCTCTTCAATAATTTCATTTTTGAAAGAAAAGAGAATAGCAATCTATTGTGCGGCCCTAACGGCATCCAAACCGTATACCTCCATAAATTTCACCGGACCTACGGCCATAGTGGTAGGTACCGAGCATAGTGGGCTTAGCGAGGAGTGGCTTACCAATTCTACCCAAAACATCATTATACCTATGGAAGGTGCCATAGATTCCATGAATGTTTCCGTATCCGCGGCAATACTTATCTTTGAGGCGAAACGTCAACGGATAGGATAA